The Dama dama isolate Ldn47 chromosome X, ASM3311817v1, whole genome shotgun sequence nucleotide sequence CTGTGCTgcagcccctgtgcctgggggagaGCCCCGTGGTGATGCCCATTCACATGCAGGTGGAGGGCAGCTCCGCGCCTGAGCTCAACCAGAGCGGCAACGCCACGTACGTGATGACCGCGCAGGGGCCTGTGCAGCTTCCAGTGGTGCTGGAGCAGCACGTGTTCCAGCACCTCAACTCCCCACTGGTCCTGCCGCCGGAAGCCCCGGGCTCCTCCAGCGCCATCCACAACAACCTCTTCCAGGGGGCCCGGGACCCCGAGGCGCAACCCCAGCTCCTGGATCTGCGGATCCCCAGCCAGCCGCAGGAGCCCCCGCTGCCCTTCGAAGCCGTGCTCCACAATCTGTTTCCTGCCCAGGGCGCACTCGGCCCCCCGCCCTGCCAGCCTCCCCCAGGCTACACCCCGGTGCCCCCCCAGCCATTCAACTCCCCCTTGTCACCCCTGGTCCCGCCGGCCACGCTCCTGGTGCCCTACCCGGTGATCGTGCCCCTGCCCGTACCACTCCCCATCCCCATTCCCATCCCCGTGCCTCAGAGCTCTGAAGCCAAGTTCAGCCCGACTTGCCCCAAGCCACCATCTGCCTTCGGCCTCCACCCCTTTAAAGGCCCCCAGAGCCCTCTCCAGAAGGAGGAAGTAAAGCCCTTTGACCTGTTCCAGCCCCGGGAGTACTTCCAGCTCGGCCGCCACACCGTCATCAAGATGGGGAGTGAGAACGAGGCCCTGGATCTCTCCATGAAGTCAGTGCCCTGGCTCAAGGCTGGTGAAGTCAGCCCCCCAATGGGCCAGGAAGACACAGCCCTAGACCTGTCGCTGGCTGCCCACCGGAAACCTGAACCTCCCCCCGAGACACTGTACAACAGCAGCGGGTCCGTGGACAGCCCAGGTCACCCGGTGCTGGAGAAACTTCCCAGTGGCATGGAAGTGCCCTTTGCCCCCGCCACGACACAGGAGGCTGCATCTGTCATGGAGAGTCACGGGGGCGGCAGCGACACCACGGAGCCacccagccagcccagcagcgaGGTCAAGGCTGAAAATCACATGGAGATGGTGAGCGAGTCCCAGGCGGCCAAGGTGATCGTCTCCGTTGAAGACAGTGTGCCTACCATCTTCTGTGGCAAGATCAAAGGCCTCTCGGGGGTGTCCACCAAAAACTTCTCCTTCAGACGAGAAGACTCCGTGTTTCAGGGCTCCGACACCAATAGCCCAGGAGAAGAGGCCTTGGGAAACACGGAGGCCCTCAGGAAACCCACCAAAAACCGGAGCATAAAGTTAAAGAAAGTGAACTCCCAGGAAATACACATGCTCCCAATCAAAAAACAACGGCTGGCCACCTTTTTTCCAAGAAAGTAaataatggctttttaaaatttttatgattatAATATGGGGAAAGGTGCATTGGTTTTATAAAAAAggcatttaaaacaaattatcttTGTTAATTATTCTGGGGAGTAGCTGGGAACCAGGAAAAGCAAATTGGCTCTAGAGGCCCTGTAAGCTaggatcattttcttttttaatttttgactttTCACAAATGAGTAAATAAGAGCAACCTATTTTTCAAGCAGATTGCACATTTTTTGCAGCTTTAATGGAATATTGGGTGAATCAGAGGGGGTTAAAAAAGCTATTTTCATTGCCACAAAGTGCTTTGATGATGTAATACCTAATAAAGGGTAGGATGAATATTTCACAATAAATGTTCATTTGCACTAATTGGTTGCAGTATTCTATCATTTATAAAATTTGCATGCCTGAACTGGCATGGTTTGGCCAAAACTGTCGCTTGTAAAGCACTGAAAGTTATCCGTGTTTAGAGACCAAAGTTCTTCAGACATGCTGGACAAAGAAGAATCATACTGGCCTCTGCCCTCAGAAAAGGAGGATTAGGAGTATGTATGACTTTGAGCAATTTATTTCCCCTTCTGGCccctttcttcatttgtaaaaatatGGCAGAGGGAGGTGAGTTCCAAGT carries:
- the RAI2 gene encoding retinoic acid-induced protein 2 isoform X1, whose amino-acid sequence is MDDLQSQNLAMDMSDSSPALTNNRLENGMAQLITTEAWNINSTDLVKKALVTVPAPSILNPPAESQSGVALKVAATVLQPLCLGESPVVMPIHMQVEGSSAPELNQSGNATYVMTAQGPVQLPVVLEQHVFQHLNSPLVLPPEAPGSSSAIHNNLFQGARDPEAQPQLLDLRIPSQPQEPPLPFEAVLHNLFPAQGALGPPPCQPPPGYTPVPPQPFNSPLSPLVPPATLLVPYPVIVPLPVPLPIPIPIPVPQSSEAKFSPTCPKPPSAFGLHPFKGPQSPLQKEEVKPFDLFQPREYFQLGRHTVIKMGSENEALDLSMKSVPWLKAGEVSPPMGQEDTALDLSLAAHRKPEPPPETLYNSSGSVDSPGHPVLEKLPSGMEVPFAPATTQEAASVMESHGGGSDTTEPPSQPSSEVKAENHMEMVSESQAAKVIVSVEDSVPTIFCGKIKGLSGVSTKNFSFRREDSVFQGSDTNSPGEEALGNTEALRKPTKNRSIKLKKVNSQEIHMLPIKKQRLATFFPRK
- the RAI2 gene encoding retinoic acid-induced protein 2 isoform X2, which codes for MDDLQSQNLAMDMSDSSPALTNNRLENGMAQLITTEAWNINSTDLVEGSSAPELNQSGNATYVMTAQGPVQLPVVLEQHVFQHLNSPLVLPPEAPGSSSAIHNNLFQGARDPEAQPQLLDLRIPSQPQEPPLPFEAVLHNLFPAQGALGPPPCQPPPGYTPVPPQPFNSPLSPLVPPATLLVPYPVIVPLPVPLPIPIPIPVPQSSEAKFSPTCPKPPSAFGLHPFKGPQSPLQKEEVKPFDLFQPREYFQLGRHTVIKMGSENEALDLSMKSVPWLKAGEVSPPMGQEDTALDLSLAAHRKPEPPPETLYNSSGSVDSPGHPVLEKLPSGMEVPFAPATTQEAASVMESHGGGSDTTEPPSQPSSEVKAENHMEMVSESQAAKVIVSVEDSVPTIFCGKIKGLSGVSTKNFSFRREDSVFQGSDTNSPGEEALGNTEALRKPTKNRSIKLKKVNSQEIHMLPIKKQRLATFFPRK